The Lottiidibacillus patelloidae genome window below encodes:
- a CDS encoding CBO0543 family protein, whose amino-acid sequence MNIEKGMLRFGIIFGLLAFPTLFRKQKNKLWLSLFLINGITNHLIDRILVRKKKLKYPKRHLPKIFKVNVTYDYLVCSYISVWFCQTTYNDKFSKILAKSFLFAVPQAAYEIFLERKTKLLHFKRGWEWYHSALLVLLVKLLSRCYLSVAKLILKKKKQ is encoded by the coding sequence ATGAATATTGAAAAAGGCATGCTTCGCTTTGGGATAATCTTTGGCTTGCTAGCCTTTCCAACGCTATTTCGTAAACAGAAAAATAAACTATGGCTTTCGTTATTTCTTATCAACGGAATTACGAACCATCTCATTGATCGAATTTTAGTTAGAAAAAAGAAGTTAAAATATCCTAAAAGGCACTTACCAAAAATCTTTAAAGTGAATGTGACTTATGATTATTTAGTCTGTTCCTATATTTCTGTATGGTTTTGCCAAACAACGTATAATGATAAATTTTCTAAAATATTAGCAAAATCATTTTTGTTTGCAGTACCGCAAGCGGCATATGAAATCTTTCTTGAACGAAAAACAAAGTTACTCCACTTCAAAAGAGGTTGGGAGTGGTACCATTCCGCCTTATTAGTACTCCTTGTAAAACTATTATCTAGATGCTATTTATCAGTAGCGAAGCTTATACTTAAGAAGAAAAAACAATAA
- a CDS encoding DUF6612 family protein: MKKLIGLLLLVLLLTACTEKETVETVTEKAYQALAKSNVLHMSGNVSISLDFETKKEYDFEKIIQKEPFVYYERHDTIPYPNEFYITNTTWFKMDKKVGGFIHDTRRNAEKEISYISNVSQAILAEAKSIKKLAEFKQYATLVELPSSQYKLEFSSTDSEVLAKYVEGNSITELFKELAEYKITHLDETIVVNKETFQVTNRVISLTLTGKRNESDQPVKMDIIVNMLDVTYEIDNELVVPTEVITEANENTIN, from the coding sequence TTGAAAAAATTAATTGGATTATTACTACTAGTACTCTTATTAACCGCTTGCACCGAAAAAGAAACGGTGGAAACCGTAACAGAAAAAGCATATCAAGCCTTAGCAAAAAGTAATGTCTTACATATGAGTGGGAACGTTTCGATAAGTCTTGATTTTGAAACGAAAAAGGAATACGACTTTGAGAAAATAATCCAAAAGGAGCCTTTTGTTTATTATGAAAGGCATGATACAATTCCTTATCCGAACGAGTTTTATATCACAAATACAACGTGGTTTAAAATGGATAAGAAAGTAGGCGGCTTTATCCACGACACACGTAGAAATGCAGAGAAAGAGATCAGTTACATAAGTAATGTTAGCCAGGCCATTCTTGCCGAAGCGAAGTCTATTAAAAAGCTAGCTGAATTCAAACAATACGCTACGTTAGTGGAGCTACCATCATCTCAATATAAATTAGAATTTTCCAGCACCGACTCGGAAGTTTTAGCAAAATACGTTGAAGGTAATAGCATTACTGAATTATTTAAAGAGTTGGCCGAATACAAAATAACTCATCTCGATGAAACGATTGTTGTGAATAAAGAAACATTCCAAGTAACAAATAGAGTGATTTCACTAACACTTACTGGTAAACGAAATGAAAGCGATCAACCAGTAAAAATGGATATCATCGTCAATATGCTGGACGTTACCTACGAGATTGACAACGAACTCGTTGTCCCAACTGAAGTAATAACAGAAGCAAATGAAAACACAATTAACTAA